Genomic DNA from Bacterioplanes sanyensis:
TCATTCAGAGCCGAGCGCCATGTACGTTTGCCTGTGTAAAGCCGTTACGCAACAACAGATTCACGATGCCGTAGACCAGGGCCATAGTTATGCCCAAGTGCGTCAAAACCTCGGCGTGGCCACCGATTGTGGTTGCTGTGGCCAAGCGGCCAAGCAAGTGATTCGCGAGCGTGTACAGCAATTACCGGAATGCGAATTCTCAGCCGCCAGCTGAAATACCAAGATACGAAAAAGGGGACGAGAGTCCCCTTTTTTATGCCTGTTGTTCACTCACAAGCGGCTATGTTCACCTCAGTGTCAGTTTTTCGATGCGTTCAACACCTCAAACTGCTGTTTAACAAAGTCTTGCGTGGTGTTGAGTTTTTGAATAATGGCGTCGTTATAGAGAAACTGCGATTTCAGCCGGGTTTCCATCGCCAATATCCGAGCATCGAGGTCAGAGCGATCCGTCGCGATGTCAGTTTTGTCTTGCTCAAGCCCTTGCTGGCGCACACTCAACAGACTGTCGTCACCATTCAAGAAACCATCGAGAATGTCTTTGAGCTGATCGGCAAAGCCAGTGACATAACTGACATTGCCCCGTGCCCCAAGCGCACCACCCGTCACTTTTAAACGAATGCCCGATGCTGCATCAACATTGCCCTGCTGATCCTTACCCACCTCACCATCACCAATGCCTTTGACAAAACCAAAAGCATTCGCCGCTTCATTGGAAACCTCAGTGATTTCGACTTTCGAATCTTTACCGGTGGAGTTGGAGATAATGCCGAACTTTTGATGGGCAAACGACGCCGGGTCGTCAGTGTATTCAACCTTTACCGACAGCCCTTCGGCTTTTAACGTGGCATTGTCATTGATGGCCTTTTCCAGAGCTTGCGCCAAGGTGGCGCCATTATTGTAAACCGCCGGCTGTACCAAAGAGATTTCAGCCTCAACACCATCCACCTTCACCTTAAAGGTGTTATTGGTGGCATCGATCACCAGTGGCGAAGAAAAATCCACCGCATTGCCTAAGTAATACCCAGGTTTGGCTTTGATATTGCCGTCCTGCGCACGCAAAAACTGCCCAGAGCCGGTTGCTTCCACACCGTTAATGGTACCAGCGACATCTTTGCCTTTCGGAATCGGCGGCGAATACACACTGGCGTCTTGCAAACCAAGAAAGGCGATCGCCTCGGAATCTAAGTCGGTAAAGCCGATGGTGGTGCCCTGACCACCGATGGAAATATTCAGCGACCCTAAATCCGACGTGGCATCATAGTTGTAACCCACATCAACGTTCAGGTCGTAACCGAACGAACGGCCAGCCGCCATACCCAGTGCATCAAAGCCATTGTTGACTGTTTCCGCGCTCAAACCCAAGCTGGCCGCTGCGGTACCGCCCAGATTTTTCACCTCCAAACTGGCACCTGCACCAAACGTCGCCGCGGTTTTTACCCCCTGCTTGGCCACGGTTTCAAAATACAGATTGCCCGATCCGTTCACCTTAGCGACGACATCACCGGCGGCGAACTGGCCAGTAGCGGCTAATGCGCTGTCCAGCGCCTGTTGAATCACAGTCAGGTTTGAGCTGGCATCACCGCTACCAACGGTGCCATTGCCGTTAACGTCAACATTAATGTCTACGCCATCCACCGCCAGAGTAAAGGTGGCGTTTTGCCCCACACCACTGAAATCAATACCGGTTGATATATCGCCAAACGTGCTTGAGGAAGCACCACGACCGTCGGACATGACTTCGATGTATTGGTCAGTGCCAGTCGCCACCGTAGATAATTTCAGCCCGGTGCCGTCCATCGCCGCCGTCACTACGCCCGCACCGTAAGCGGCATCCAGCGCTGCCTGAATATCTGCAACATTGTCGCCCGAGTCGGTATTGATCAGGATATCCCGCTCAACCCCAGAGACGTTCAGCGTAAAACCAGCATTGGTGGTCGAGAAATCTATATTGGTACTGATGTCGCGGCTGCCGGTAGCCGTTTCGGCGCCGCGCACCACGCCAGCGAAATTGGGGTCAGTATTCATGCTGGTCTGAATCGCGGTTTGCAATGCCGTGGCCAGATCATTGCCCGTTGCGTAGGTCGCCGCAGGCAGCGCCACTTTAACGCTGGTAGCAACGCCATCCACATCGACATTAAATTCCACCGGGTCGGCAAAGGTCAGACCAGGGTCCTTGCCGTTGGTCTGAGCGCCTTGCGTTGCATCCAACCCCAAGACGTTATCGGTCGCACTGTTACCAACGGCGGTAATCTCGATGCTGCGCGCTGTTCCTTCAGCGACGGTTTCAAACTGCAAAAAACCCTGGCTGTCGAAACTGGCAACGACCTGGCCATTTAGTGAGGTGGCATCGATGGCGGTTTGAATGGCTTGCAAGGTGTCCTGACGATCACCGAAGGTGCCATCACCGTTTAAATCCTGGCCACTGGCATCGGCATTGACTGTTACAGCAACGGCCGGGTTACCATCCACGGCCAGTGAAAAGGTGGCGTTGTTGGCGGAAAAATCAATACCATTACTGGCTGCCACACTGCTGTTACCAATTTGAGTTTGTGCACCTCGGCCATTAAACGCATCGGCATTCAGCGTGGTTAGTTCAACACCCTGATAAGTGCCGCGCCCCAGTAAACTAAAGCCTAGGGTATTGGCCGTATTGGCGTCGGTGGCGGTGATATACACCTGTGAAGACGCGCCGTATTTATTTGAGGTAATACTAAAATTGTTACTGGTCGCATTGTATTCCACCGTCACGCTGGACGCTGACTGACGCAAGCGATCATTGGAGTTTATTTGCAATGCCAGTTGCGCAGCCAGTTCATCACCACTGCTGTAGCTGCCCTTAGTCAATTCAATCGCCGCATTGGTGCCGTTAACATTGATGCTGAAGGTATCATTGCTGTCATCAATGATTACCGGGCTGGAGAAATCCAAAGTCGATAGACTACCAGACGTATATTTGGCTTGAGTCGCCAGTTGAGTAATGTTGACCGCATAATCGCCGGGTTTGGTATTGATGGAGTCGTTTACATAGGTGATTTGACTGTCTGTGGTGCTGCCGCTTTTGGCCAGAATACTCACCACCGAGCTACGCTCTTCACGCACGGCTTTATTAAAGGTGGCCTGATCAAATTCCAATAAAAAATCGTTAAAACGATCAGTATTGACGCCCAGCTCAGTCAAAGAGCGATATTGAGTGCCGCTCAAGCCGACAATCGGCTGGCTGATCATAGAACGAATTTGTCCCTGGATATTGCGCATGGTGGAATCACCCAGCAACAAACCCGCTTGCTGTTTATCGGCATCGTAACCAGACAAGTCATCGACAAACTTTTTCAGGTCGTTGTAGGCAGTCACAAAGTTCTGCAAATTTTCTGACAGCATTTCGGTATCTGGCGATACCGTCACTGTTACCGGTTTGCCCACGTCCGCACCTGTGAGATTGAGCGTCACGCCCGATATCACTTCATCGATGGTATTGCTGCTACGGGTAATGGTCAGCCCGTTCACTTGCAACTGCGCGTCCTGACCTTTTTCTGTCAGCGACATGTTAGTACCGGCATTTTGACTTTCACTGTAAGCCAAAGCACCCAGACCGCCGCTTAGCAGGTTGCCATCACTGTCTTGTGCCTGGATACGAATGCCGTTTTCTTTACCGGTCTGTTGTGACGTCACCAATAAACGATAACCGCTGCCGTCATTAATGATGCTGGCCGTCACCCCCATGTTGGCATTATTGATGGCATCACGAACGCCACTTAAGGTGCGATTGGACTCGTCAATGGTAATGGTTTTAGAGGCTCGATCCGGATTAACCGTTTGGCTGACAAAATTATCGCTGCCGTCGTAAGTGATTTCACCAAATGAAAACACCAGTTCACCGGTGCCGATGATTTCATCAAAACTGGAGAACGTAGATGAAGCGAGGGAGTGGGCTTTGGCTGTGTTGGTCACTTCAACACTGTAACTGCCCGGATCTGCCGTAATGCCCGAGGTGGCAGTCAAAATCGCCTCGTTGGAAGAACTAACCTTGGTCGCTCCGGCAAGGCTGGGGCTGGACAGCGCAATCACACTGGCCTGCAGGGTCGACATCATCGACTGAATTTCACCGTAGGCGGTGATTTTAGCGTCGACCAACTCTTCACGACGATCAAGACGCAGCGACGTTGCTTCTTTCTCGGCATTGACGATTTGCTCAACCAGGTCGGTGGTCAGTACGCCTGAACCCAAACCTAACGATTGTATTGATGCCATAGTGCACCCCCTAATGCAGCGCCAGTATCAGTCGCCCAAGACGCAGAAAACCCCATACAGGCGTTAACGGCCGGTATGGGGCTAACTGAAGGGTTGGTTACACAACCCATACGAAGCTACAAACCTCAGACTTGCGCGCTAAACAATAAAGATGGCTCTTCATCATTCAACTTTCGCGCCAGCTCCAGTGCTAACTCGCTGGGTATCTGGCGGATTAGCTCTGAAGACTGAGTATCGTAGACCCGTATAATGGTCTTGCCACTGTCTTCATCCAATTGAAAGTCCAGTGTTCGCTCCGTTTGCTGTACGTATTCGTTAATTCGTGACACCGCTTCCTGCACTTGTTCCTTGTTTAAAGGTTCCGCTTTGTCATCGGGCGGCAAGCCGTTGCCGGACTGTGAGGCTTCCATTACCTTGGGCTTTGCCGCCACAGCTTTTATGTCACGTATCGCAGAAGGTGGTACAGCGCCTTTTTCATATGTATTCAGGGTCAGCTCGCTCATACATCACCTCTCTGGTTATCAGTTAAGCAACCCGGGGGAGATTTGTCTCCCCCTTACGCTTGCTGTTATCCCAGGAGAGACAGAACCTGCTGACCAGCCGCATTGGCCTGCGCCAGCACCGAGATACCAGCCTGCTGCAGTACCTGCGTCCGCGACAGCTCTGCCGTCTCAGCGGCGAAGTCAGCGTCTTGAATCCGCGAGTTCGCAGCATTCAGGTTTTCAGACGTCACCTGCAAGTTGCTCACGGTGCTTTCCAAACGGTTCTGGATCGCACCCAAGTCAGCACGTTGGCTGGCCACCTGAGCAATGGCATTGTCCACTGCCGTGATTGCCGCTTGCGCGCCTTCGAAGGTGGAGATGTCGATGTCCGTGAGGAACTGACCGTCTTCACCACCGCCGTAGGTACCAGTCTTCAGACCCAGAGCAGCCAACTCGTCGTTACCGTTGGCACCGCCCTCCAGCGAGAACTGGCGAGCAGAAGACAACTGCACCGTACCGTAGGTGGTTTCGTAGGTCATACTTTCTGCCGTCACCTCTGGGCCAACATCGCCCGACATGGCGGTAAAGCTAGACTCACCGATACCATTGCCCTGCGTGGTTGCATCCAGGCCGAACAGCGCGCCGATGGAAGCATCCGAACCCGAGCGGTCATCGATGGCGATCGACACGTTGCGTCCGTCCGCCGCGGTCATGGTCAAAGAGACACCGTTGTCTTCTGCCACCACCCCGGTCTTACCAGAGCTTTGGTTGATCAGGTTCAGAGCATCGGCACGGGCCCGACCGGTATCAATCTGACCAGAACCATCGGCTTGCAAGGTCACTGAGCCGACGCTGACGCCATTGATGTAGATGGCAGCAGAGTCACCGATAGCGAACTTAGTGGTATCGATGTTGGTACCATCGCCACCGGTTACTACGGTTTCGTTTACCGTTGCCGTTACGCCCGTTTCATCAGATACCTTGTTGATCGCAGAGGCGACCGCAATCGCTGACAGCGACTTGGAGCTGGACAGTATCTTACCGCCGTCTGACGAGGTCACCGCACTGGCGGTGTCATCGGTCACAGCTGCAGCACTAATGGTTACGCCGTTGATGACCAAGTCACCGTCGGTCAGGCCATTCACACCAGTGAATGTGGCGTTGTCTGAGTTGCCAGTGTAGAACTCACCGCCTACGGCAGCGTCCGCCATGGATACGGTCACCGCTTCGTCGCCAGTGCCGGCAAACTTCAGCGTACCTGACAGCTGCTTATCAACCGCTTCATTGATCAAGTCAGTACCGACTTGAATACCGCGAGACGAACTGCCAGACGTGATGGCCGACATGGTCAGCTCGCTGCCGCTGTAGTTGTTCACCGTCAATGAGATGGAGGTACCATCCGAGCTCAAAGATGCCGATACATCGATATTGGCAGACGAGAAGTCGGTGCCGTTGATGTCATCGACCAAACCAGCCAGATCACCGTCAGCACCCGCTACATTAGTGCTGGTGACACCATTGGGATCGACCGTTGCTGTCGAGGCACCGGCATTGGTGATCTCGAAGTTAGTCACGGTTTTGCCCGCTCCAGCAATATTGCTGGAGATCACCAGGTTACCGTCCACATTCGCTGCCGAAAGACCAAAAGCACCCAACGATGTTGCTGTGTTATCAGCGTTCAACGCTGCCACAAAGGCATCCAGGTCACCGGTACTGGTCGATAAATCATTATCGATGGTGAAGTTTTGTGTTGTGCCATCTACGTCAATGCTAAACGTCAGTGCACCACCACTTAAGTCAGCACCAAAGGCATTGCCGAATGCCGCTTGATCCGTAGCAGAAATGCTCAGACTGCCCGACACCGGGCCTTGAGCCGACACCGCCACATTCACACCACCAATACGCAGGCTATCACCGGTATTGAGGGTGGACTTGTTGATGGTCAGCGCGATCTCTTCGTAAGCCGCGACACCGTCGATGGCATCTACTTGGCCAGCCAAGTCAGCCACCGTCGAGCCAGCCGCGAGGGTAATGTTCTGCGGTGTAGCATCACCTACGGTGACAGATACATCATTGGCACCAGTGGCCGACAGGGCCTGATTACCAAACGAAGTGAAGGTAGCACCCACACCACCGGTGGCACCACCGGTCACCAGACGCTCGGCGTTAGCACCACTGATGTCGGCAGAGGTCGCCAGAGAGACGGCGACTTCAGTACCGACCGCATCGGACTCGAACGCCACGGTACCCGACAAGGTCGCTGCAGTGTTGTCGAAGGTAGCGGCGGCGCCGGTTTGTGCGGTCGCCATATCTGTGGTCAGAGTGGTGGTCGCAGCGTCAGTCGCCAACGTCACTGAGGTGGCGGTACGGTTTTCAATGCGCACCGACAGTGAATCTTTGGCATCGTTCAACTCAGCCGTCACCGAAATACCAGCGGTGTAACCGACCTGATCATTTAATGCCAGCGCCAGAGCCTCCAACCGCTCTGCCGTGGTAGCGGTACCATTGAGGTTGTCTGCACCCAGCGAGATGGTTTTGCCGCCCAACTGAAAGGTCGCCGCGGTAGAGTCATCCAAGGTGGCGTAGTCAGAGATATTGAAACTGATCTCTTCGTACGCACTGACACCCGTGACGCCATCAATGTTATTAGCAATGGCTGCGACTGTATCAGTGGCTGCAATACCTACCGTGCTGACGGTTCCACCCACATTCACGTTAGCAACGGTAGCGACGCCCGCCTGCAGGTTGGCAACGTTGGCTGTGGTATCGAAACGGTTAAAGATGGTTTCGTTACCATTACCACCTGTCAGGGTTTGTACACGGCTGCCAGCTGCATTGGCCACTTGGTTAGACAATGTGCCTGCAGAGGCACCGTCGCCGATGCCTTGCACCGACTGATTAATGGATTGTTTTTCTGACACCGAGGTGGCAATGCCTGACTGATAGCTACCTGCGGTCAAACCAGAGTTTGCCAAGTCGCCACGGCCGGTGCCGTTACCACCTGAAATATCAATCTTTTTGACATCGCCGTCAGCAATCAGGGTGTAACCACCCTCGTAGGTGTTGCTGTACACAGTGCCAGCGCCTGCGCCATCGATATCGGTAGCGCCACCGGCCAAGCCAGTTGCGGCAGCAAAGTTAGCGGCAGTGATGCCGGTCAGGTCTGCGGTATCAAACGACAGTTGAATGTTGCGACCATCGGCAGCCACCAAGTTCACACCGGTTGCAGCAGAACCGGTATCAACGGCAGAAACACCAGTTTGGTCGGCAACAGAGTTAATTGCCTGAGTGATCGAGGCACGGGTTTGTCCAGCGTCCGTGGTGGTCGAGAACTCAATGCTAACGCCATTGATGCTGAAGGTACCGCTGCCAGCAATGCCTGACATTTCACTACCCGCTGCGACGTTCTCATTCACCTGAGCTGTCACACCGGTTTGCGCACTGTAGCGGTTAATGGCTGCAGCTTTAGAGATGGCCGAGGCGTCGTTGCCAGAGGTCGACGCGGTGTCGTCTTCAGAGCGAGAAGCGGCAATAGACACACCGTTAATGATCAGGTCGCCGTTTTCCAAAGCGCTGTCGGTACCCAGAGCACTGATACCAGATGCAGAGGATGCACCCAACTTGTTGGCGGTCAGCTCGGCGATGGATACGTCAACGGTTTGACCTGCGTTCGCACCAATCTGGAACGTTGCAGAGAAAGAACCGTCCAGCAGTTTACGGCCGTTAAAGTCGGTCTCTTCTGCGGTACGTGAGATCTCAGCGACCAGCTGATCAACCTCAGCTTGCAGTGCCTCACGGTCAACGTCGGAGTTGGTTGCGTTTGCGGATTGCACGGCCAGTTCGCGGACACGCTGAAGGTTTTCGTTGATCGAGCCCAACGCACCTTCGGCGGTTTGTGCCAGTGCGATACCGTC
This window encodes:
- a CDS encoding (2Fe-2S)-binding protein, with product MYVCLCKAVTQQQIHDAVDQGHSYAQVRQNLGVATDCGCCGQAAKQVIRERVQQLPECEFSAAS
- a CDS encoding flagellar protein FlaG, which gives rise to MSELTLNTYEKGAVPPSAIRDIKAVAAKPKVMEASQSGNGLPPDDKAEPLNKEQVQEAVSRINEYVQQTERTLDFQLDEDSGKTIIRVYDTQSSELIRQIPSELALELARKLNDEEPSLLFSAQV
- a CDS encoding flagellin, coding for MPQIINTNIASINAQRNLDKSQSANQQALQRLSSGLRINSAKDDAAGLAISTRFTSQIKGLNVAVRNAGDGIALAQTAEGALGSINENLQRVRELAVQSANATNSDVDREALQAEVDQLVAEISRTAEETDFNGRKLLDGSFSATFQIGANAGQTVDVSIAELTANKLGASSASGISALGTDSALENGDLIINGVSIAASRSEDDTASTSGNDASAISKAAAINRYSAQTGVTAQVNENVAAGSEMSGIAGSGTFSINGVSIEFSTTTDAGQTRASITQAINSVADQTGVSAVDTGSAATGVNLVAADGRNIQLSFDTADLTGITAANFAAATGLAGGATDIDGAGAGTVYSNTYEGGYTLIADGDVKKIDISGGNGTGRGDLANSGLTAGSYQSGIATSVSEKQSINQSVQGIGDGASAGTLSNQVANAAGSRVQTLTGGNGNETIFNRFDTTANVANLQAGVATVANVNVGGTVSTVGIAATDTVAAIANNIDGVTGVSAYEEISFNISDYATLDDSTAATFQLGGKTISLGADNLNGTATTAERLEALALALNDQVGYTAGISVTAELNDAKDSLSVRIENRTATSVTLATDAATTTLTTDMATAQTGAAATFDNTAATLSGTVAFESDAVGTEVAVSLATSADISGANAERLVTGGATGGVGATFTSFGNQALSATGANDVSVTVGDATPQNITLAAGSTVADLAGQVDAIDGVAAYEEIALTINKSTLNTGDSLRIGGVNVAVSAQGPVSGSLSISATDQAAFGNAFGADLSGGALTFSIDVDGTTQNFTIDNDLSTSTGDLDAFVAALNADNTATSLGAFGLSAANVDGNLVISSNIAGAGKTVTNFEITNAGASTATVDPNGVTSTNVAGADGDLAGLVDDINGTDFSSANIDVSASLSSDGTSISLTVNNYSGSELTMSAITSGSSSRGIQVGTDLINEAVDKQLSGTLKFAGTGDEAVTVSMADAAVGGEFYTGNSDNATFTGVNGLTDGDLVINGVTISAAAVTDDTASAVTSSDGGKILSSSKSLSAIAVASAINKVSDETGVTATVNETVVTGGDGTNIDTTKFAIGDSAAIYINGVSVGSVTLQADGSGQIDTGRARADALNLINQSSGKTGVVAEDNGVSLTMTAADGRNVSIAIDDRSGSDASIGALFGLDATTQGNGIGESSFTAMSGDVGPEVTAESMTYETTYGTVQLSSARQFSLEGGANGNDELAALGLKTGTYGGGEDGQFLTDIDISTFEGAQAAITAVDNAIAQVASQRADLGAIQNRLESTVSNLQVTSENLNAANSRIQDADFAAETAELSRTQVLQQAGISVLAQANAAGQQVLSLLG
- the fliD gene encoding flagellar filament capping protein FliD, with protein sequence MASIQSLGLGSGVLTTDLVEQIVNAEKEATSLRLDRREELVDAKITAYGEIQSMMSTLQASVIALSSPSLAGATKVSSSNEAILTATSGITADPGSYSVEVTNTAKAHSLASSTFSSFDEIIGTGELVFSFGEITYDGSDNFVSQTVNPDRASKTITIDESNRTLSGVRDAINNANMGVTASIINDGSGYRLLVTSQQTGKENGIRIQAQDSDGNLLSGGLGALAYSESQNAGTNMSLTEKGQDAQLQVNGLTITRSSNTIDEVISGVTLNLTGADVGKPVTVTVSPDTEMLSENLQNFVTAYNDLKKFVDDLSGYDADKQQAGLLLGDSTMRNIQGQIRSMISQPIVGLSGTQYRSLTELGVNTDRFNDFLLEFDQATFNKAVREERSSVVSILAKSGSTTDSQITYVNDSINTKPGDYAVNITQLATQAKYTSGSLSTLDFSSPVIIDDSNDTFSINVNGTNAAIELTKGSYSSGDELAAQLALQINSNDRLRQSASSVTVEYNATSNNFSITSNKYGASSQVYITATDANTANTLGFSLLGRGTYQGVELTTLNADAFNGRGAQTQIGNSSVAASNGIDFSANNATFSLAVDGNPAVAVTVNADASGQDLNGDGTFGDRQDTLQAIQTAIDATSLNGQVVASFDSQGFLQFETVAEGTARSIEITAVGNSATDNVLGLDATQGAQTNGKDPGLTFADPVEFNVDVDGVATSVKVALPAATYATGNDLATALQTAIQTSMNTDPNFAGVVRGAETATGSRDISTNIDFSTTNAGFTLNVSGVERDILINTDSGDNVADIQAALDAAYGAGVVTAAMDGTGLKLSTVATGTDQYIEVMSDGRGASSSTFGDISTGIDFSGVGQNATFTLAVDGVDINVDVNGNGTVGSGDASSNLTVIQQALDSALAATGQFAAGDVVAKVNGSGNLYFETVAKQGVKTAATFGAGASLEVKNLGGTAAASLGLSAETVNNGFDALGMAAGRSFGYDLNVDVGYNYDATSDLGSLNISIGGQGTTIGFTDLDSEAIAFLGLQDASVYSPPIPKGKDVAGTINGVEATGSGQFLRAQDGNIKAKPGYYLGNAVDFSSPLVIDATNNTFKVKVDGVEAEISLVQPAVYNNGATLAQALEKAINDNATLKAEGLSVKVEYTDDPASFAHQKFGIISNSTGKDSKVEITEVSNEAANAFGFVKGIGDGEVGKDQQGNVDAASGIRLKVTGGALGARGNVSYVTGFADQLKDILDGFLNGDDSLLSVRQQGLEQDKTDIATDRSDLDARILAMETRLKSQFLYNDAIIQKLNTTQDFVKQQFEVLNASKN